The following proteins come from a genomic window of Anguilla rostrata isolate EN2019 chromosome 17, ASM1855537v3, whole genome shotgun sequence:
- the arhgap27l gene encoding rho GTPase-activating protein 12 isoform X4 yields MMAASGKGLVLVEFEYEYTNRDGSVVSIKPNERYMLLEKTNDHWWHVCKDKRARPFYIPAKYVKELPSDFPSPLDFLHPAAPEPAVSKRPADSAEEGPCEVTIRVHSPRRRKKKENRMSTFGVPLEVHDPVQKRGGVPDPPHSREGSKNAKRSSAAPAELLVPQSPEDDLPPSLLKSKVPSFSPADPVIRPTQAKPVETPTVKDLEVRELVEHPKPPVEFDDPPRPDSDLSQDSENIYETISDIQGLRLQDSPVTETAPPLSPAPTPVLVPVPIPDPPPSLPPLPPLPPVSQLEKTNPDTALYVNISELKKSAPRLAPPSSSSPAAPRHLSTDSEEWEVHTDQESGKEFYYNPTSGQSTWDNPRSPFMEPDSPPVVLSSPSPSSSPPSTAPATSPGPVRSPGPAPTPGLTPAPAPGSAPAPGPTPTPTPGPTPAPGPAPAVGGSDWEKLLDEASGSHYFYNHVSGETSWGPPGLESPPPGPTKPPGLTEPPQDGPPPLPDEDYPVEDEERSKTPPKTFPKDFTYPPLKRSVIPRVSLETKSPAGWTRSMDPDGKMVFTSEHTQEQWIKSMDDKGQAYYYLNDGSRSQWNLPEIASCPRPTPPTHTPPHPTPPQLSVTASSPPKVGNGVDSEGVSVLKNWRQSGSSSSFTPSPFSPPKEELKFFPSHMRNISDQGSDASSAGNSPELLHQAQTLEKAGILNKTKIAENGKRLRKNWAQSWTVLHGGILTFHKDPKFMPGGNPNRTNQIVPEFTVELRGANVNWASKDKSSKKHVLELKTRHGSEYLVQYDTESIINDWHKVIVETIRQLDHEHHSEEENDEEEKSPSPTDDKEKRRANRPSTSSNSGETDQGRVRTKLRKFLQRRPTLQSVKEKGYIRDNVFGCNLDVLCSRENTAIPRFVEKCIKAVERRGLSVDGIYRVSGNLATIQKLRHKADHEENLDLDDGQWEEIHVVTGALKLFLRELPEPLFPYSFFDRFIAAIKVPDKRQKVSFIQDLVKILPLPNLETMKALFKHLRKVIEHHEENRMSEQSVAIVFGPTLLRPETESSNMTMHMVFQSQIVELILHEYDQIFGPN; encoded by the exons ATGATGGCTGCATCTGGCAAGGGCTTGGTGCTGGTGGAGTTTGAGTATGAGTACACCAACAGGGACGGCAGCGTGGTGTCCATCAAGCCCAACGAAAGGTACATGCTGTTGGAAAAAACCAACGACCACTGGTGGCACGTGTGCAAGGACAAGCGCGCCAGGCCCTTCTACATCCCCGCCAAGTACGTCAAGGAGCTGCCGTCGGACTTCCCCTCCCCGCTGGACTTCCTCCACCCCGCCGCCCCGGAGCCGGCGGTCAGCAAGAGGCCGGCGGACAGCGCGGAGGAGGGGCCGTGCGAGGTGACCATCCGGGTCCACTCGCCCAGACGCCGCAAGAAGAAGGAGAACCGCATGTCCACCTTCGGGGTTCCGCTCGAGGTCCACGACCCGGTCCAGAAACGGGGCGGGGTCCCCGACCCGCCGCACTCGCGCGAGGGCTCCAAAAACGCCAAGAGGTCCAGCGCGGCTCCCGCGGAGCTGCTGGTCCCGCAGTCGCCGGAGGACGACCTGCCGCCCTCCCTGCTGAAGTCCAAGGTTCCCAGCTTCAGCCCCGCCGACCCTGTGATCAGGCCAACCCAGGCCAAGCCGGTGGAGACGCCCACTGTCAAGGACCTGGAGGTCCGAGAGCTGGTGGAACATCCCAAACCGCCCGTGGAGTTCGATGACCCGCCCAGGCCGGATTCTGACCTATCGCAGGACTCTGAGAATATTTATGAAACCATTTCGGACATCCAGGGCTTGAGGCTACAAGATTCGCCCGTCACAGAGAcggctccgcccctttctccAGCTCCGACTCCGGTGCTGGTGCCAGTTCCAATTCCAGATCCGCCCCCTTCGCTGCCTCCACTGCCTCCGCTGCCTCCTGTGTCACAG CTTGAGAAAACCAACCCTGACACTGCACTGTACGTCAACATATCAGAGCTGAAGAAGAGCGCTCCGCGGCTGGCCCCGCCCTCGTCCTCCTCCCCCGCTGCGCCCCGCCACCTCTCCACAGATTCGGAGGAATGGGAGGTGCACACTGACCAAGAGAGCGGGAAGGAGTTCTACTACAACCCCACCTCAGGGCAGTCCACCTGGGACAACCCCCGCAGCCCCTTCATGGAGCCTGATTCCCCCCCGGTGGTgctgtcctctccctctccctcgtcCAGCCCGCCCTCGACTGCCCCCGCCACCAGCCCTGGCCCCGTTCGTAGCCCCGGCCCAGCCCCTACCCCTGGCctcacccccgcccctgcccccggctccgcccctgcccctggccccacccccacccccacccccggccccacccccgcccctggTCCCGCCCCCGCCGTGGGGGGCTCGGACTGGGAGAAGCTCCTGGACGAGGCCAGCGGGAGCCATTACTTCTACAACCACGTGTCCGGAGAGACGTCCTGGGGACCCCCAGGGTTGGAGTCCCCCCCACCCGGGCCCACAAAGCCCCCGGGCCTGACAGAGCCCCCGCAGGACGGTCCG ccccccctccccgatgAGGACTACCCCGTGGAGGACGAGGAGCGCTCAAAGACACCCCCAAAGACCTTCCCCAAAGATTTCACCTACCCCCCTCTGAAGCGCTCGGTCATCCCGCGGGTCAGTTTGGAGACTAAGTCCCCCGCAGGTTGGACACGTTCGATGGACCCAGATGGCAAGATGGTGTTCACCAGCGAGCACACGCAGGAACAG TGGATCAAGTCGATGGATGACAAAGGACAGGCGTACTACTACCTGAATGATGGGTCCCGGTCTCAGTGGAACCTGCCTGAG ATCGCTTCATGTCCTcgaccaaccccccccacacacacaccaccccaccccaccccaccccagcttTCGGTGACCGCCAGCTCACCACCCAAGGTGGGGAATGGGGTTGACTCCGAGGGCGTGTCTGTTTTGAAGAACTGGAGGCAGTCCGGAAGCTCCTCCtctttcaccccctcccctttcagcCCGCCTAAGGAAGAATTg AAGTTCTTCCCCAGCCACATGCGAAATATCTCGGACCAGGGCAGCGATGCATCCAGCGCAGGCAATTCACCAGAGTTACTTCATCAG gCCCAGACTTTGGAAAAGGCAGgaattctcaacaaaaccaagATAGCTGAGAATGGGAAAAGGCTTAG GAAAAACTGGGCACAGTCCTGGACGGTCCTGCACGGTGGAATTCTGACGTTTCATAAAGACCCCAAGTTCATGCCCGGCGGAAACCCG AACAGAACCAATCAGATCGTCCCAGAATTCACAGTGGAGCTACGAGGGGCGAATGTTAACTGGGCCTCCAAGGACAAATCCAGCAAGAAGCATGTTCTGGAG TTGAAAACGCGCCATGGGTCGGAGTATCTGGTGCAGTACGACACAGAGAGCATCATCAACGACTGGCACAAAGTGATCGTGGAAACCATCCGTCAGCTG GATCATGAGCATCACTCTGAGGAAGAGAATGATGAGGAAGAGAAGTCCCCCAGTCCCACAGACGACAAGGAAAAGAGGAGAG CCAACAGGCCCAGCACATCGAGTAACAGCGGGGAGACCGATCAGGGGAGGGTGCGCACCAAACTACGCAAGTTCCTCCAGAGGAGGCCCACACTGCAGTCCGTCAAGGAGAAAGGCTACATCCGGG ATAACGTGTTTGGCTGCAACCTGGACGTTCTGTGTAGTCGGGAGAACACCGCCATCCCGCGCTTTGTTGAGAAGTGCATCAAGGCCGTGGAGAGACGAG GCCTGAGTGTCGATGGGATCTACAGAGTGAGCGGAAACCTGGCCACCATACAAAAGCTTCGTCACAAAGCGGATCACG AAGAGAACCTGGACCTGGATGACGGACAGTGGGAGGAGATCCACGTGGTAACGGGAGCGCTGAAGCTCTTCCTCAGAGAGCTTCCCGAGCCTCTCTTCCCCTACAGCTTCTTCGACCGCTTCATCGCTGCCATCA AAGTCCCTGATAAAAGACAGAAGGTGTCTTTCATTCAGGACCTGGTTAAGATTCTCCCACTGCCGAATCTAGAAACTATGAAGGCCCTTTTCAAACATTTACGCAA GGTCATCGAGCATCACGAGGAGAACCGCATGTCGGAGCAGAGCGTGGCCATCGTCTTCGGCCCCACGCTGCTCCGGCCCGAGACCGAGTCGTCCAACATGACCATGCACATGGTCTTCCAGAGCCAAATCGTGGAGCTCATTCTTCATGAGTATGATCAGATCTTCGGCCCGAACTGA
- the arhgap27l gene encoding rho GTPase-activating protein 12 isoform X1, with the protein MMAASGKGLVLVEFEYEYTNRDGSVVSIKPNERYMLLEKTNDHWWHVCKDKRARPFYIPAKYVKELPSDFPSPLDFLHPAAPEPAVSKRPADSAEEGPCEVTIRVHSPRRRKKKENRMSTFGVPLEVHDPVQKRGGVPDPPHSREGSKNAKRSSAAPAELLVPQSPEDDLPPSLLKSKVPSFSPADPVIRPTQAKPVETPTVKDLEVRELVEHPKPPVEFDDPPRPDSDLSQDSENIYETISDIQGLRLQDSPVTETAPPLSPAPTPVLVPVPIPDPPPSLPPLPPLPPVSQLEKTNPDTALYVNISELKKSAPRLAPPSSSSPAAPRHLSTDSEEWEVHTDQESGKEFYYNPTSGQSTWDNPRSPFMEPDSPPVVLSSPSPSSSPPSTAPATSPGPVRSPGPAPTPGLTPAPAPGSAPAPGPTPTPTPGPTPAPGPAPAVGGSDWEKLLDEASGSHYFYNHVSGETSWGPPGLESPPPGPTKPPGLTEPPQDGPPPLPDEDYPVEDEERSKTPPKTFPKDFTYPPLKRSVIPRVSLETKSPAGWTRSMDPDGKMVFTSEHTQEQWIKSMDDKGQAYYYLNDGSRSQWNLPEIASCPRPTPPTHTPPHPTPPQLSVTASSPPKVGNGVDSEGVSVLKNWRQSGSSSSFTPSPFSPPKEELKFFPSHMRNISDQGSDASSAGNSPELLHQVDRFKHRRSPSNQSSDSQQHVGSNASSGTARCWAQTLEKAGILNKTKIAENGKRLRKNWAQSWTVLHGGILTFHKDPKFMPGGNPNRTNQIVPEFTVELRGANVNWASKDKSSKKHVLELKTRHGSEYLVQYDTESIINDWHKVIVETIRQLDHEHHSEEENDEEEKSPSPTDDKEKRRANRPSTSSNSGETDQGRVRTKLRKFLQRRPTLQSVKEKGYIRDNVFGCNLDVLCSRENTAIPRFVEKCIKAVERRGLSVDGIYRVSGNLATIQKLRHKADHEENLDLDDGQWEEIHVVTGALKLFLRELPEPLFPYSFFDRFIAAIKVPDKRQKVSFIQDLVKILPLPNLETMKALFKHLRKVIEHHEENRMSEQSVAIVFGPTLLRPETESSNMTMHMVFQSQIVELILHEYDQIFGPN; encoded by the exons ATGATGGCTGCATCTGGCAAGGGCTTGGTGCTGGTGGAGTTTGAGTATGAGTACACCAACAGGGACGGCAGCGTGGTGTCCATCAAGCCCAACGAAAGGTACATGCTGTTGGAAAAAACCAACGACCACTGGTGGCACGTGTGCAAGGACAAGCGCGCCAGGCCCTTCTACATCCCCGCCAAGTACGTCAAGGAGCTGCCGTCGGACTTCCCCTCCCCGCTGGACTTCCTCCACCCCGCCGCCCCGGAGCCGGCGGTCAGCAAGAGGCCGGCGGACAGCGCGGAGGAGGGGCCGTGCGAGGTGACCATCCGGGTCCACTCGCCCAGACGCCGCAAGAAGAAGGAGAACCGCATGTCCACCTTCGGGGTTCCGCTCGAGGTCCACGACCCGGTCCAGAAACGGGGCGGGGTCCCCGACCCGCCGCACTCGCGCGAGGGCTCCAAAAACGCCAAGAGGTCCAGCGCGGCTCCCGCGGAGCTGCTGGTCCCGCAGTCGCCGGAGGACGACCTGCCGCCCTCCCTGCTGAAGTCCAAGGTTCCCAGCTTCAGCCCCGCCGACCCTGTGATCAGGCCAACCCAGGCCAAGCCGGTGGAGACGCCCACTGTCAAGGACCTGGAGGTCCGAGAGCTGGTGGAACATCCCAAACCGCCCGTGGAGTTCGATGACCCGCCCAGGCCGGATTCTGACCTATCGCAGGACTCTGAGAATATTTATGAAACCATTTCGGACATCCAGGGCTTGAGGCTACAAGATTCGCCCGTCACAGAGAcggctccgcccctttctccAGCTCCGACTCCGGTGCTGGTGCCAGTTCCAATTCCAGATCCGCCCCCTTCGCTGCCTCCACTGCCTCCGCTGCCTCCTGTGTCACAG CTTGAGAAAACCAACCCTGACACTGCACTGTACGTCAACATATCAGAGCTGAAGAAGAGCGCTCCGCGGCTGGCCCCGCCCTCGTCCTCCTCCCCCGCTGCGCCCCGCCACCTCTCCACAGATTCGGAGGAATGGGAGGTGCACACTGACCAAGAGAGCGGGAAGGAGTTCTACTACAACCCCACCTCAGGGCAGTCCACCTGGGACAACCCCCGCAGCCCCTTCATGGAGCCTGATTCCCCCCCGGTGGTgctgtcctctccctctccctcgtcCAGCCCGCCCTCGACTGCCCCCGCCACCAGCCCTGGCCCCGTTCGTAGCCCCGGCCCAGCCCCTACCCCTGGCctcacccccgcccctgcccccggctccgcccctgcccctggccccacccccacccccacccccggccccacccccgcccctggTCCCGCCCCCGCCGTGGGGGGCTCGGACTGGGAGAAGCTCCTGGACGAGGCCAGCGGGAGCCATTACTTCTACAACCACGTGTCCGGAGAGACGTCCTGGGGACCCCCAGGGTTGGAGTCCCCCCCACCCGGGCCCACAAAGCCCCCGGGCCTGACAGAGCCCCCGCAGGACGGTCCG ccccccctccccgatgAGGACTACCCCGTGGAGGACGAGGAGCGCTCAAAGACACCCCCAAAGACCTTCCCCAAAGATTTCACCTACCCCCCTCTGAAGCGCTCGGTCATCCCGCGGGTCAGTTTGGAGACTAAGTCCCCCGCAGGTTGGACACGTTCGATGGACCCAGATGGCAAGATGGTGTTCACCAGCGAGCACACGCAGGAACAG TGGATCAAGTCGATGGATGACAAAGGACAGGCGTACTACTACCTGAATGATGGGTCCCGGTCTCAGTGGAACCTGCCTGAG ATCGCTTCATGTCCTcgaccaaccccccccacacacacaccaccccaccccaccccaccccagcttTCGGTGACCGCCAGCTCACCACCCAAGGTGGGGAATGGGGTTGACTCCGAGGGCGTGTCTGTTTTGAAGAACTGGAGGCAGTCCGGAAGCTCCTCCtctttcaccccctcccctttcagcCCGCCTAAGGAAGAATTg AAGTTCTTCCCCAGCCACATGCGAAATATCTCGGACCAGGGCAGCGATGCATCCAGCGCAGGCAATTCACCAGAGTTACTTCATCAG GTTGATAGGTTCAAACACCGGAGGAGCccgtccaatcagagctcagATTCTCAACAGCATGTGGGTTCTAACGCCTCATCCGGGACTGCCAGATGCTGG gCCCAGACTTTGGAAAAGGCAGgaattctcaacaaaaccaagATAGCTGAGAATGGGAAAAGGCTTAG GAAAAACTGGGCACAGTCCTGGACGGTCCTGCACGGTGGAATTCTGACGTTTCATAAAGACCCCAAGTTCATGCCCGGCGGAAACCCG AACAGAACCAATCAGATCGTCCCAGAATTCACAGTGGAGCTACGAGGGGCGAATGTTAACTGGGCCTCCAAGGACAAATCCAGCAAGAAGCATGTTCTGGAG TTGAAAACGCGCCATGGGTCGGAGTATCTGGTGCAGTACGACACAGAGAGCATCATCAACGACTGGCACAAAGTGATCGTGGAAACCATCCGTCAGCTG GATCATGAGCATCACTCTGAGGAAGAGAATGATGAGGAAGAGAAGTCCCCCAGTCCCACAGACGACAAGGAAAAGAGGAGAG CCAACAGGCCCAGCACATCGAGTAACAGCGGGGAGACCGATCAGGGGAGGGTGCGCACCAAACTACGCAAGTTCCTCCAGAGGAGGCCCACACTGCAGTCCGTCAAGGAGAAAGGCTACATCCGGG ATAACGTGTTTGGCTGCAACCTGGACGTTCTGTGTAGTCGGGAGAACACCGCCATCCCGCGCTTTGTTGAGAAGTGCATCAAGGCCGTGGAGAGACGAG GCCTGAGTGTCGATGGGATCTACAGAGTGAGCGGAAACCTGGCCACCATACAAAAGCTTCGTCACAAAGCGGATCACG AAGAGAACCTGGACCTGGATGACGGACAGTGGGAGGAGATCCACGTGGTAACGGGAGCGCTGAAGCTCTTCCTCAGAGAGCTTCCCGAGCCTCTCTTCCCCTACAGCTTCTTCGACCGCTTCATCGCTGCCATCA AAGTCCCTGATAAAAGACAGAAGGTGTCTTTCATTCAGGACCTGGTTAAGATTCTCCCACTGCCGAATCTAGAAACTATGAAGGCCCTTTTCAAACATTTACGCAA GGTCATCGAGCATCACGAGGAGAACCGCATGTCGGAGCAGAGCGTGGCCATCGTCTTCGGCCCCACGCTGCTCCGGCCCGAGACCGAGTCGTCCAACATGACCATGCACATGGTCTTCCAGAGCCAAATCGTGGAGCTCATTCTTCATGAGTATGATCAGATCTTCGGCCCGAACTGA
- the arhgap27l gene encoding rho GTPase-activating protein 12 isoform X3: MMAASGKGLVLVEFEYEYTNRDGSVVSIKPNERYMLLEKTNDHWWHVCKDKRARPFYIPAKYVKELPSDFPSPLDFLHPAAPEPAVSKRPADSAEEGPCEVTIRVHSPRRRKKKENRMSTFGVPLEVHDPVQKRGGVPDPPHSREGSKNAKRSSAAPAELLVPQSPEDDLPPSLLKSKVPSFSPADPVIRPTQAKPVETPTVKDLEVRELVEHPKPPVEFDDPPRPDSDLSQDSENIYETISDIQGLRLQDSPVTETAPPLSPAPTPVLVPVPIPDPPPSLPPLPPLPPVSQLEKTNPDTALYVNISELKKSAPRLAPPSSSSPAAPRHLSTDSEEWEVHTDQESGKEFYYNPTSGQSTWDNPRSPFMEPDSPPVVLSSPSPSSSPPSTAPATSPGPVRSPGPAPTPGLTPAPAPGSAPAPGPTPTPTPGPTPAPGPAPAVGGSDWEKLLDEASGSHYFYNHVSGETSWGPPGLESPPPGPTKPPGLTEPPQDGPPPLPDEDYPVEDEERSKTPPKTFPKDFTYPPLKRSVIPRVSLETKSPAGWTRSMDPDGKMVFTSEHTQEQWIKSMDDKGQAYYYLNDGSRSQWNLPELSVTASSPPKVGNGVDSEGVSVLKNWRQSGSSSSFTPSPFSPPKEELKFFPSHMRNISDQGSDASSAGNSPELLHQVDRFKHRRSPSNQSSDSQQHVGSNASSGTARCWAQTLEKAGILNKTKIAENGKRLRKNWAQSWTVLHGGILTFHKDPKFMPGGNPNRTNQIVPEFTVELRGANVNWASKDKSSKKHVLELKTRHGSEYLVQYDTESIINDWHKVIVETIRQLDHEHHSEEENDEEEKSPSPTDDKEKRRANRPSTSSNSGETDQGRVRTKLRKFLQRRPTLQSVKEKGYIRDNVFGCNLDVLCSRENTAIPRFVEKCIKAVERRGLSVDGIYRVSGNLATIQKLRHKADHEENLDLDDGQWEEIHVVTGALKLFLRELPEPLFPYSFFDRFIAAIKVPDKRQKVSFIQDLVKILPLPNLETMKALFKHLRKVIEHHEENRMSEQSVAIVFGPTLLRPETESSNMTMHMVFQSQIVELILHEYDQIFGPN; encoded by the exons ATGATGGCTGCATCTGGCAAGGGCTTGGTGCTGGTGGAGTTTGAGTATGAGTACACCAACAGGGACGGCAGCGTGGTGTCCATCAAGCCCAACGAAAGGTACATGCTGTTGGAAAAAACCAACGACCACTGGTGGCACGTGTGCAAGGACAAGCGCGCCAGGCCCTTCTACATCCCCGCCAAGTACGTCAAGGAGCTGCCGTCGGACTTCCCCTCCCCGCTGGACTTCCTCCACCCCGCCGCCCCGGAGCCGGCGGTCAGCAAGAGGCCGGCGGACAGCGCGGAGGAGGGGCCGTGCGAGGTGACCATCCGGGTCCACTCGCCCAGACGCCGCAAGAAGAAGGAGAACCGCATGTCCACCTTCGGGGTTCCGCTCGAGGTCCACGACCCGGTCCAGAAACGGGGCGGGGTCCCCGACCCGCCGCACTCGCGCGAGGGCTCCAAAAACGCCAAGAGGTCCAGCGCGGCTCCCGCGGAGCTGCTGGTCCCGCAGTCGCCGGAGGACGACCTGCCGCCCTCCCTGCTGAAGTCCAAGGTTCCCAGCTTCAGCCCCGCCGACCCTGTGATCAGGCCAACCCAGGCCAAGCCGGTGGAGACGCCCACTGTCAAGGACCTGGAGGTCCGAGAGCTGGTGGAACATCCCAAACCGCCCGTGGAGTTCGATGACCCGCCCAGGCCGGATTCTGACCTATCGCAGGACTCTGAGAATATTTATGAAACCATTTCGGACATCCAGGGCTTGAGGCTACAAGATTCGCCCGTCACAGAGAcggctccgcccctttctccAGCTCCGACTCCGGTGCTGGTGCCAGTTCCAATTCCAGATCCGCCCCCTTCGCTGCCTCCACTGCCTCCGCTGCCTCCTGTGTCACAG CTTGAGAAAACCAACCCTGACACTGCACTGTACGTCAACATATCAGAGCTGAAGAAGAGCGCTCCGCGGCTGGCCCCGCCCTCGTCCTCCTCCCCCGCTGCGCCCCGCCACCTCTCCACAGATTCGGAGGAATGGGAGGTGCACACTGACCAAGAGAGCGGGAAGGAGTTCTACTACAACCCCACCTCAGGGCAGTCCACCTGGGACAACCCCCGCAGCCCCTTCATGGAGCCTGATTCCCCCCCGGTGGTgctgtcctctccctctccctcgtcCAGCCCGCCCTCGACTGCCCCCGCCACCAGCCCTGGCCCCGTTCGTAGCCCCGGCCCAGCCCCTACCCCTGGCctcacccccgcccctgcccccggctccgcccctgcccctggccccacccccacccccacccccggccccacccccgcccctggTCCCGCCCCCGCCGTGGGGGGCTCGGACTGGGAGAAGCTCCTGGACGAGGCCAGCGGGAGCCATTACTTCTACAACCACGTGTCCGGAGAGACGTCCTGGGGACCCCCAGGGTTGGAGTCCCCCCCACCCGGGCCCACAAAGCCCCCGGGCCTGACAGAGCCCCCGCAGGACGGTCCG ccccccctccccgatgAGGACTACCCCGTGGAGGACGAGGAGCGCTCAAAGACACCCCCAAAGACCTTCCCCAAAGATTTCACCTACCCCCCTCTGAAGCGCTCGGTCATCCCGCGGGTCAGTTTGGAGACTAAGTCCCCCGCAGGTTGGACACGTTCGATGGACCCAGATGGCAAGATGGTGTTCACCAGCGAGCACACGCAGGAACAG TGGATCAAGTCGATGGATGACAAAGGACAGGCGTACTACTACCTGAATGATGGGTCCCGGTCTCAGTGGAACCTGCCTGAG cttTCGGTGACCGCCAGCTCACCACCCAAGGTGGGGAATGGGGTTGACTCCGAGGGCGTGTCTGTTTTGAAGAACTGGAGGCAGTCCGGAAGCTCCTCCtctttcaccccctcccctttcagcCCGCCTAAGGAAGAATTg AAGTTCTTCCCCAGCCACATGCGAAATATCTCGGACCAGGGCAGCGATGCATCCAGCGCAGGCAATTCACCAGAGTTACTTCATCAG GTTGATAGGTTCAAACACCGGAGGAGCccgtccaatcagagctcagATTCTCAACAGCATGTGGGTTCTAACGCCTCATCCGGGACTGCCAGATGCTGG gCCCAGACTTTGGAAAAGGCAGgaattctcaacaaaaccaagATAGCTGAGAATGGGAAAAGGCTTAG GAAAAACTGGGCACAGTCCTGGACGGTCCTGCACGGTGGAATTCTGACGTTTCATAAAGACCCCAAGTTCATGCCCGGCGGAAACCCG AACAGAACCAATCAGATCGTCCCAGAATTCACAGTGGAGCTACGAGGGGCGAATGTTAACTGGGCCTCCAAGGACAAATCCAGCAAGAAGCATGTTCTGGAG TTGAAAACGCGCCATGGGTCGGAGTATCTGGTGCAGTACGACACAGAGAGCATCATCAACGACTGGCACAAAGTGATCGTGGAAACCATCCGTCAGCTG GATCATGAGCATCACTCTGAGGAAGAGAATGATGAGGAAGAGAAGTCCCCCAGTCCCACAGACGACAAGGAAAAGAGGAGAG CCAACAGGCCCAGCACATCGAGTAACAGCGGGGAGACCGATCAGGGGAGGGTGCGCACCAAACTACGCAAGTTCCTCCAGAGGAGGCCCACACTGCAGTCCGTCAAGGAGAAAGGCTACATCCGGG ATAACGTGTTTGGCTGCAACCTGGACGTTCTGTGTAGTCGGGAGAACACCGCCATCCCGCGCTTTGTTGAGAAGTGCATCAAGGCCGTGGAGAGACGAG GCCTGAGTGTCGATGGGATCTACAGAGTGAGCGGAAACCTGGCCACCATACAAAAGCTTCGTCACAAAGCGGATCACG AAGAGAACCTGGACCTGGATGACGGACAGTGGGAGGAGATCCACGTGGTAACGGGAGCGCTGAAGCTCTTCCTCAGAGAGCTTCCCGAGCCTCTCTTCCCCTACAGCTTCTTCGACCGCTTCATCGCTGCCATCA AAGTCCCTGATAAAAGACAGAAGGTGTCTTTCATTCAGGACCTGGTTAAGATTCTCCCACTGCCGAATCTAGAAACTATGAAGGCCCTTTTCAAACATTTACGCAA GGTCATCGAGCATCACGAGGAGAACCGCATGTCGGAGCAGAGCGTGGCCATCGTCTTCGGCCCCACGCTGCTCCGGCCCGAGACCGAGTCGTCCAACATGACCATGCACATGGTCTTCCAGAGCCAAATCGTGGAGCTCATTCTTCATGAGTATGATCAGATCTTCGGCCCGAACTGA